AGAGTTTCAATTCTTCCATGCTCATATCGGAAGGATCCTTTCCTAAAAAACGATCGCTTCCGTCGAAAGGATTCAGATCCGGAAATTCTTTCATGAACGATCCTTGATCTTAAGAGAAGAAGCGGCCAACCAAAGGAAGATAACGGAGAGAAAAAAACTGGCGCCGCCCGTTCCGAGACTTGCGATGAGAAAATCCCCTCCGGAAATTCTATACAAGAATACGAATAACGCTCCCAATAAACCGAACGAACCGAACGCGAGAAAGAACAAACCGATCTTGAGAAAGATGTAGGCTTGGATTCCCGCTTGAAATCGTTTTGTTAAGAATTTTTGACCGTAGAGAAGTAGGGTTTGGAAGTATTCCAGAATGGAATCGACCAAAGAGAGGAAATGCGATTTGAGATCGTTTCCTCTTTTCGTATATTCGTTGTCATACGATTCCTGCGAGGAATCCTGTTTTCTTTTTTTTGCCATCGGTTCCCGGTGGATGATTATTTTCTGCGGATCAGCATTCCGACAAGAAGCCCGAGTCCGAGTCCCACTCCGAGTCCGATCAACGCCGCTTTCTGAGGATTTTCCTTGATGTAGGTTCCGGTTTCATCAATAATTTGTTTCGCCTTTTCGGACGTGTCCCCGGAGATCTGTTTGATCTTTTCCTTGAGATCGGAAACGTGCTCCAAGTATTCTTCGCGGGC
This genomic stretch from Leptospira kmetyi serovar Malaysia str. Bejo-Iso9 harbors:
- a CDS encoding LBF_4227 family protein, producing the protein MAKKRKQDSSQESYDNEYTKRGNDLKSHFLSLVDSILEYFQTLLLYGQKFLTKRFQAGIQAYIFLKIGLFFLAFGSFGLLGALFVFLYRISGGDFLIASLGTGGASFFLSVIFLWLAASSLKIKDRS
- a CDS encoding DUF883 family protein, producing MTSRAEDFNEEVESLKDKAKRITGKAREEYLEHVSDLKEKIKQISGDTSEKAKQIIDETGTYIKENPQKAALIGLGVGLGLGLLVGMLIRRK